The DNA region CATTCCGCCGAGCAGTCGAGCGAAACCAGGTAGGACACCCGGAGCCGATGCACCATTCCCTCCTTCGACGCACGCGTTCAGTCCTGACAGCCGTAACCACCATGGCAGGAGTAGGTGCGCCGATCGGTGCATGATCCGGGCCGGATGCGCGACGGAAGGCGGATGAGGTCGGGTGCGGTGGCCGGGAGGATGGCCGTCGTGGAGATCGAGGACCGGACGGTGCCCGCCGATCCGGACGTGCCGGTACGGATCTACCGCCCGCACCCGGAACAGGGCGCCATCGTCCGGCTGCACGGCGGCGGACGCGGATCAGGCCACGGCTCGGGTGGTCGCTGAAGCGAAGCCGAGCCACGTGTGTCGGTTGCCCTCCCAACACCAGCCCACCTTCGGCGCGTTACGGTTGTCTCGGCCGTCTCGCCCGGTCCCATTACTGATCCACAGGGCCGGTGTTCGCGCGTCGAGCGTGCCGTTGGCTTTCCGTAGGCGGGAGCCGATGGTCATGAAGCAGTGGCCCCGTTCGAGTACCGCCGGCTGCTGGAGCACCCAGTGGATGGCCTCCACCAGGAGCAGAGGAGTGCGGCCTCCTTCAACTATGGCGGGTAGTGCCTCGTCAGGGCTCCAGTTCGCCATGTGATCGCCTCGGTCGAGGCCCTCCACCACGTAGATCGGTTCGTCGGGCACGTTCATGGGCTCGATGGGCGAGAACTGATCGATATCGGGCATGTCCACCACGACGAACCCCGGCTTCCCCCGATGCCGGAGCAGGGGCGCGAGGGCCGACGCCGGGACCCGGTCCGCGCCAACCACAAGAAGGCCGGCGCGAGCCCTGGTCTCCGCGGCCATGGAGCGCAGCTCAGCGGGCCGGAAACCGCCGAGTTCATGCACTCCGAGCTCGATCAATCGCTCTGCTTGCGCGGCAATCGAAGGCAGAGTGTGCAATTCGGCTGGCATGCGACTCCATGGGAACGTCGAGGCAGGGCAGGCTGGTACTCGCCTGCCTACAACGCGATGGACGCCGGAATCGTTCCTCGCTTCCATGACCAATGCCCGACAGCTGGTGACGGACATCGTCGAGAGAGGCAGACCGGCTCTCGTTGCGGGGTCAAGAACCCTGCAAACCTTCCTGGCTGCGTTCTGTCTCTTCGTTCTGTCTCTTCGGTCTTGCGTATCGAGGGACGGACCGCTCCGGAGGCCGCATAAGATCTGCCCGTGATCGCTGATCTGCAATGTGTGGTGCTGGACTGCTCGGATCCGGCGGAGCTTGCCGGATTCTACTGGTCGCTGCTCGGTGGGACCGTCAATCGGCAGGACAAGCGGTGGGCAGTCGACGACGACTGGACGACGCTGCACACAGAGGCCGGTCTCGTCCTCGCCTTCCAACGATCCGCCGACTACCGGCCGCCGCAGTGGCCCGACCCTGAACGGCCCCAGCAGTTCCATCTGGACTTCGGTGTCGCGGACCTCGACCAAGCCCAGGAGCAGGTGCTGGCCTGCGGCGCGACAGTGCTGGACGACGGTACTGACGGGCGGAGCTGGCGCATCTACGCCGATCCAGCCGGGCATCCGTTCTGCCTGGTCCGCCACTGACACCAGTTCCCGGCCCCCTCGGCTCGGTGCGGGATCACGTCCATCACATGCCTGATACCGCGTCGGCGGAGGGATCGGCACCGGCCCAGCCCACTCGTCGTCAGACAGCTCCCCCTGCTGAGCAGGATGAGAACAACGAGCTACCTGGTCGAAGAGACACGCCTACAGCCGGCGAGCCGCAACAACCGCTGAACTGGAAGGTGTTGTGAGTACTTCAGTGGCGTCCAGTGCCGGATGAGTGAGGTAGAACAGGCGGAGCTCATCCACTTCGCCGCCGAAACGAGGCGGCCACTCGGGTGAGGGGGTGAAGTCGTCCAGGATGAGAAGGCCACCGGGAGCGAGCAGCTCGACGACCCCCTGGGGATCGTCGCGCTTGCCCCCGCCGTCGCAGAAGAAGACGTCGAAGGGGGCATGCTGCTCAAGCAGCCGCCAATCACCGGTGAGAACGCTGACACGCTCGTCGTCCGCGAAGACACCGGCCGCTCGACAGGCCAGCTCCTCGTCGCGCTCTGCCGTGACCAGGCGTGCATTGGTGCCGAGGCCACTGTGCAGCCAAGCGGTGCCCACTCCGGAGCCGGTGCCGCTCTCCGCGATGATTCCGTGGGGTTTCGCAGCAGCGGCCAGCCTGAGCAGCCTGCCCACTTCGGGGATGCAGCTCTTCTTGAATCCCGCCTCAGAGGCGATACGCTCTGCGGCCACCACACGAGGCGGAACCGCACGTTCCGTCATGATTGTGATCACGCCCCCTTCGCTATAGAGCATGACGCTATCCGCCAGCAGAGGCCTCCGCACGGCGTTTCGCCGGTCCGGACCCGGAGGATCTTCCCGATCAAAGTACCAACGGCCGTTACGACCGTGATCCGTATGTGATCAGCGCCTCGTAATCTCCACGGCCAGGGGATGCACGGGACGAGCAGTCAAAGCGGGGGCAGCACATGACATACCGGCGCGTGGTGATATCGGCGCTGGTGGGCGGGCTGCTTCTCGCAGCGCTTCTGTGGTGGGCGGGGCGAGTGCGCAGGCACTGCACCTGCCGGGCGCCACAAGCGTGTTCGGCAGCCAGGCAGCCGCCGAGCTCGAACGCTGGCTCATCCCCTGGTCGTACGACCCTCCGGCCTCGGCTCAACTCGGCGCCGAAGTGTCCAGCGGGATCGGGAACACGGCCGGGACCGACAGCACCCGCTACCTCTCGCTGTACGCAACCGCGCAGCAGATCCGGTTCGCCGCGGTCTTCGCCTTCTTCGTGCCCGTGGCGCTGCTCTTGATCGGCAGGGCTGCCCCCGGTGCACGGCCGGATGCCGGCCGCGCTGCTCGCGGTGTGGGCCTGGTGGCCGGGACTCTGGCGGTGGGCCGTCTCCGCGCCGTGGCTGATCGCCGCGCAGGGGCATGGCAGTTACCGCTTCCTGCCCCAGCTGGCGAGCGTGATCTCCTCCGGGCGGCAAGTACTGCTGGGGACCGCGCTGGTCGCGGCGGTGGGAACGGTGCTCGTCGCGCGGGTCACCGCCAAGGGCGCCGGACCGCTGCCGCAGGTGGTCGTCCGGGTGCGCCCCGCCCGGCTGGCCACCACCGCCGGGACCGCGGTGATCGCGCTGTCCCTGGTGGTCCTCTCGTACCAGCCGGTCGCCGCCGCCCTCCAGACGGTCTCCCCCGACGGCGGGCTGTTCGCCGAACCGGGCGATCTCCTGCGCCAGTGGCTGCTGCTCGGCGCCTGGTCGATCCCGTCGGGCGCGCCGATCGGCGACTGGCTCCTGTACCGGGCCGCCGTTGTGCTGCTGCTCGCCGTGGTGCTGGCACTGCGGCGGCCGCCCCGGCTGCTCACCCGGACCACTGTCCCGGCGATGGCCGTGGGCGCAGTCTGCGCGACCGTCCTCGGGCTGCTGGCGAGCCAGCTGCTCCGGATGGCGACGGACGGGGTGGGACTGCGCTGGGGGCTGCTGCAACTTGCCGCCGGCATTGGTGGCGGCGTGCCGGCCGCCCTGACCTGTGGGCCGGCGGCGGGAGTCGCGGCTGCCGTGACGCTGCGGGTGGCCGAGGACCGCACGGAGACAGTCGACGCCACGGCCTCCGTCCAGGCTTCCGACCGACCCTAGTACGGTCGGGCCGCGATGAGATCGGGGTTCGCTACGGAGCTACGGCACTGCCACCATCTCGCCTCAACGCTCGCCGACCGGACCGCCACTGGGGCAAGCAGGTCCGCCCCACCCGGACCTCGGGCCGCCGAAGTGAAATGCGGTCCCTGGCTGCCAGACCGCCACGTCCTCGGATGAGCAGCTTCAACACGCACCGGATACGGGTCTGCGACGAGAGCCTGCTGACGCTCGTCCGGCATACGAATCTACGGTCGTGCCTCGTGCACTTCGCCCCCCTACGGCTTCCGAGCCACGTATCACCACCTCTGCTTCAGTGCGGGAATTTCCAAACACTTGGAGAAGGATCCGAACTCGCTCGTACGCGCGGCAGGTCAGCGGCGAAACCCAGGAGTGGCAACGCCCGGGCACTGGCCACCTCGCCGCTGTCCGAGCTGATCACCAGCACAGAAGGGTAGAAGGATCAGGGGCGCCTATCGGTGCGTGATCGAGCCGGAATGCGCGACGGATGGCGGATGACCTCTTGGGTGACAACCGTGAGCATGGTCCTCATGGATTCCGAACTCGGAGCATTCATCCCGTTGTTCCCCCGCGAACCGACCTGAACGACCCGGTCACCGCGCCCACCGTCCCGATAGGATCGGCTCATGGGTAAGGGGGGAAGCCATCCTCGCGATCGTCGTGACCGCGATACTCGGGCTCAGCTCGCTGTTGATCTGGTACGAATCGATGTCGCGGTGGCGGGAACTGAAGACGCCGCAGGCCCCGCGTGATCCAGCCCGCTACTTCCGAAGGCGCATGTTCGCATGGGAAAGCGCACCGGTGGAGGCAGCCCGGTGGAAGTCGACCAGCAGCAAGGTCACCGCTGACGACGCCGACGGCGTCGAGGTCGAGGTCGCCCAGATCCTCGCTGTCCTCGACGGCACGAGCAGCGACGACGTCAACGATATCCACACCAGGCTGCGGCTACGGCTGCCCGACGGGCACGAGACCGTGGTGAACACGTTCGTCAATGACACCATGAACGTTCGCCCGGGCATGTTCGTGCCAGCCCGGCCGTTCCGTGCCGGGCTCAGTCATGTGTCGGGCGACACCGTCGAGCCGGTCGAGAACCTCTCCCCCGCGGACACCCGCCGCCTTCTGCTCGATCACCGTCGTGGGCTGGGGCTTCTGGACGACTCCTGCGATGCGCTCATGACCGGCCACGCCGGACTGACAAAGCTCACCGCACTGAGCCCGACCGGCCGAGTGCGGTCCGGACACGTGGAAGTCGACCTGAGCGTCCAGCCGGACGACACCGGGTCCGGGGTCGTGTCGGTACGGGGGGTTCCTGCGCCCCGAGGAGATCGCTACCGCCCGGCACTGCGGCGAAGTCCCCCTGACCCAGCCGGCCCGAGGACAGTGGGCACTGTGGCCCACGTGGTACTGACCATGGTCGCCGCCAGCACGCCTGCTCACGGTGACAGGGGCGCCGGATGACTTCATGGTCGCCCAGCACGCCAGGTACGTCCGGCGGATGCGGGCACGCCGGCGCCTCACGATCCCACTGGCAGCGCTCACGATCGTGGTCACCATGGTCTGCCTTGCCCGATTCGGCTGGTCATGGTGGGTACTTCCGGGAGGATTCGGAGCATTGTGCGCTCTCGGGATCGCGAACTTCGCCAACCACGGCGAAGGTGAGCGGGGACGGCCTGACACCACGGTAGAGGTCACCTGCGTCGTCGGTGTCGAGATCCTCGACTGGGGCACCACCGACGCTGCCGGGCAGCACGGCGTGCGCGTGATCGGACGGCCCCTCGGGTATCCGCGCCCCAACCGCCGGTCCCCACCCCAGCCGTTCCAAAGGCGTATGCACCATCGTGCCCCGGACACTCTGAGTACCCGACACACCGGAAGCCTCAGGTCCTGGGCACGCCCCGGTCGCGGCTGGTGGGCTCATGAACGTCCTCGCCCGGTGGGCTTTTCAGTTCTCGCGGCGCGCAAAGCGGCGAGGCGGAGGATGTCTGGGGCAAATTCGCTCGCGCTCGCGTGACTCTTCTGATGTGGTGATCGGCACGAGGCGCTTTGGAGCGAGGGGACTGCTGTGGCGGACGACGGATGCATATTCTGCGCGATAGTGCGCGGTCAGGCGGATGCCAGCATCGTTCATGAAGATCAGTCGGTGATCGCCTTCATGGATCTCCAGCCCGTCAACCCAGGCCACTTGTTGGTCGTTCCCAAGACGCACGCGGTGGGGCTGGAGGATCTCCAGGAGGACGTCGGCGTCCAGGTCTGGAAGGTGGCGCACCGGCTCGGGCGGGCATTGCGCCGATCAGGCCTGCGGTGTGAGGGCGTCAACCTGCTCCTTGCGGACGGCAAGGCAGCGTTCCAGGAAGTTTTCCATGTGCACCTCCATGTGATCCCCCGCTTCGCAGGTGATCCCTTTCGCATTGGCTCCGACTGGCGTGTTCATGAACGAGAGCAGCTCGACGAGACGTCTGCTGCCGTCCGCAGCGGTCTCGCCGCCCTGGACGCCTTGCAACGTTGACGCCCGATGGGTGGGCCGATCCCAGCGATCGTCAGTTGTCTGGAGCGGCTTCGGGGTCGGACGGCCCCGCGATCGCCCTGGATCGAAGAGGCCGACCGCCACAACTTTCCACCCGTCGCTCATCGCTCACCAATCCCTGGCGGCGATCAGCTCCTCTACGTCTGCGTCCGAGAACCCGTAGGCCGACGCCACGAACCAGAAATCCTCGGCTATCTCCTCCCGCGCAACGGTCTCGATCTCACTCCCTGC from Streptomyces sp. NBC_01591 includes:
- a CDS encoding VOC family protein, with the translated sequence MIADLQCVVLDCSDPAELAGFYWSLLGGTVNRQDKRWAVDDDWTTLHTEAGLVLAFQRSADYRPPQWPDPERPQQFHLDFGVADLDQAQEQVLACGATVLDDGTDGRSWRIYADPAGHPFCLVRH
- a CDS encoding HIT family protein; the protein is MADDGCIFCAIVRGQADASIVHEDQSVIAFMDLQPVNPGHLLVVPKTHAVGLEDLQEDVGVQVWKVAHRLGRALRRSGLRCEGVNLLLADGKAAFQEVFHVHLHVIPRFAGDPFRIGSDWRVHEREQLDETSAAVRSGLAALDALQR
- a CDS encoding O-methyltransferase; this encodes MLYSEGGVITIMTERAVPPRVVAAERIASEAGFKKSCIPEVGRLLRLAAAAKPHGIIAESGTGSGVGTAWLHSGLGTNARLVTAERDEELACRAAGVFADDERVSVLTGDWRLLEQHAPFDVFFCDGGGKRDDPQGVVELLAPGGLLILDDFTPSPEWPPRFGGEVDELRLFYLTHPALDATEVLTTPSSSAVVAARRL
- a CDS encoding DUF5701 family protein, which produces MPAELHTLPSIAAQAERLIELGVHELGGFRPAELRSMAAETRARAGLLVVGADRVPASALAPLLRHRGKPGFVVVDMPDIDQFSPIEPMNVPDEPIYVVEGLDRGDHMANWSPDEALPAIVEGGRTPLLLVEAIHWVLQQPAVLERGHCFMTIGSRLRKANGTLDARTPALWISNGTGRDGRDNRNAPKVGWCWEGNRHTWLGFASATTRAVA